From Alloacidobacterium dinghuense:
TGTCGCAGGTGATCCGGACATCCTTCTGGCGCCCGACCTTGAAGCGGGAAACATTCTTGCCAAGCAACTCAGCTTCCTGGCCAATGCGGACAGTGCCGGGTTGGTGCTGGGGGCGAGAGTCCCGATCATACTTACCAGTCGCGCCGATAGCGTACGGTCGCGGATTGCCAGCTGTGGCGTCGCCATGTTGGCGGCTCATGCGCGCCGAAAGAAGCCATAAGGAACACAACACACGGCCCAGGCTATATCGATCGCAAGAATGAAATCATCGTTGGCCTTCAGACCGAAGCTCCCTTGAAGCGGGCAATATGCCGAACGGCGGCTTTCGAATGGTCGAAAGCGCACTGAAGGTATACGGATATACGCCTGACCCGCAAGTTGTCGAAATATTCTCGAAGTACCGCAGAACCCATAAATGACGGCGTCCTCGATGCTTACACAGCAGACGTGAGGCGGTGTCGCAGTTCTCATATCTTGATTGGTTTGCCAGATGCCTGCGGACGCGGTCGCATCATCGGCGACTACCGCCGCGTTGTCCTCTACGGAGTCTCCCTTCTCATCAAGCACAAGCAAGGAGAGAAGCTCAGCCTTGATTCCGCAATGTCGACCGAAAGCATCATTCGTGACCGCGAGGAACTCAGTGAACAGATTCGTGCCCTCACGAACTGAACCAGATGGCTCAAGCTACGGCTTGGATATCTCTGAGCCTGCTCGTAGCGCACGCGAGGCTGTGCAATGGCTGTACTTCGTATACTTGGCCGCGGTGAAAGAACAAAAACGGTGCAGCCATTTCCCTTGGCAGCACATCAACCTTCCTTGATATCTACTTCGAAAGCGATCTTGCCTCAGGCGCAATTACCGAGCAACAGGCGCAGGAAATTATCGATGACTTCTTCATTAACTACGCATTGTTCGATTTCTTCATACGCCGGAATACGATGATCTCGGGAAGGGAACGCCGGAGTCGGACGTGCGGTCTGCGCTTGCCGCAGGAGACATGGGGCTTTCTTCATTCATTCGCCACCGGCTCGACCGTCGATGGGCCGGGCGTTCGGGTTGTGGGATGGGCAACAGGCTACCATTGGCGATGCCTGTATTGCCATAACCCCGATACGTGGACGATGAGCAATGGCATTCCCGTGACGGTAAATCGCGCAACTGAGGAACTCCGCAAGTATCCTCATGGACTGAAAATCCTGTTAGGAGGGTTCACATTGAGCGGCGGAGAACCTCTCCTGCAAGATCGATTCGTCGTCAAGCTGCTCACAGCCACGAAAGCGACGGGAATCCATACGGCGCTGAACACAAACGGCTCGCTCCATAAACGTCTCACCGATGCCAAGTTGGAACAGATCGACCTTGTAATTATGGATATCAAGACTTGGGATCCAGAACGCCATCGTCATCTCACGCACATGGACAATGCGCCGACCCTGGATTTCGCGCGGCGGCTGGCCGACCGCGGGAAAGCAGCCTGGTTAAGGTTTGTCCTGGTTCCCGGACTCACGGATAACGATGGCGAGATCGCGCAGATAGCGAAATTCGCCGCCAGCCTGGGCAACGTAGAGCGAGTTGACGTTTTGCCGCTTCACAAATAGGCCGATTCAAATGGAAGGAACTCAAGCTAAACTACACGCTCAACGATGTTCAGCCGCCAGGTCCCGAAGCGGTTGAACACGCATGCACTCTCTTTCGCGACGAAGGACTCAAAGCATTCTGAGTTAGTGGCCCGTGGCTGAATCAGGGTCTCTGAAGGTTAGGAATTTCCTGATAGCCACGACAGCCGGCGACAAGTATTCTCCACTATGAAGTCATAATCAATGGGAGGAACCTCTCGCGATGATGAAGTTCGGCCAAGCGCGTCTCAAAGCCAGCGGTCTTCCAACAAACGACTATGTCAGTCCCCATGCAGTCGCGGGACAACTCTTCCTGCTCCTGGCATTGACCTTGTGTTCCAACGTATCCGCTCAGAATAAGCGTAATGCGGATTACATACGCAACTCGCAGCCGCAGCTTTTGACTTATCAGGAACTGATGGCTCTCGGTGAGCAGGAAACCGTCGATCCTGCTCTGGCGAAAAAGCTCAACACTCTACTGACAACCCCCTTTATCAATAATGAGGCGTACTTCGCTGGAACAAAGCCTCTCCGCCCCGATCTCAAGGGCTTGGGGCCCTCGCTACGCCTCGTCGAATGGAACATCGAGAGAGGAATCTCATTCGATGAGATCAAGTTATTGCTGACCGATAAGCAAGCATTTATCGCCAAAGTACACAGCGAGGCTGCCAACAATACGAACACCGAAAAGGCAAACGACGAGGTGCTGAGTGCGCAGATGGACGTACTTCAATCGGCAGACGTGCTCGTGCTGAATGAGCTCGATTGGGGCATGAAGAGAAGCGGCTACCGGGCCGTGGTAAAGGATCTCGCCGATGCACTCAAGATGAATTGGGCCTATGGCGTCGAGTTTGTAGAAGTTGATCCCAAAGTGTTAGGTACCCAATCGTTCGCGAATGTGGAAAATGAGGCCGAGCGCAAGGAGTTGGACGAACTGTTCAGCACCGACAAGACGCGTTTTCTCGGGCTGCATGGCACGGCCATTCTTTCTCGCTATCCTCTGCGGGATGTAAAGCTCGTGCCCTTCAAGTATCAGGCTTACGACTGGTACAACGGCGAGAAGAAGTATGGGTCCGTTGAGGCCGGCAAACGTAAGGGCGCTAGTCTCCTCTTCGGAGAAACAATCGTGCGCGAGGTGCGCCGCGGAGGCCGCACCAACCTCATTGCGACGATCGATGTGCCTGATCTTCCGGGACAGCAGGTTACCATCGTTGCGACTCACCTTGAGAACCGCACCACGCCGAAAGGCCGAGTCGAAGAGGCGGATGAGCTTTTTGACATGATTCGCCCGATTCGCAATCCCGTGATCGTCGCCGGGGATATGAACACAACCGGGGAGGATGGCTCGGTTCTCAGCTTAAAATCGGCGGCGCTCAAAAAGATAAACAATCCCGCGTTTTGGGCCACACAAGGCATCAAGTACGCCACGGGAGTGGGGCTTGTCATGGACATTGCCAGTTTCGGCTTTAAGAGGACGAAGTTCCAGGGCGATCCAACAGCGTCGGGAGTTCCGTTACTGGCGGCAAATCCCGAACAGGGATTCTTCAAAGACTTGAATAAGGATCGTTTCGATGACGGCACCCGCATCGATTTTCGCGGGGATGCGGAACTCTCGGTGAACGACCGTGAGGGAACGTTGGGCAATTCAAACGAGCGCGCCAGCAAGGGATTTGTTACAACTTTCGCATTGCCCCGAACCATGGGGGCAGTAGGAAAATTCAGGCTCGACTGGATATTTGTGAAAGGCTATTTGAAAGAGGATTCGGCGGCGGCTGACTCCTATCGCTTCGCGCCTGGCTTTGCACGCACTATGAACGAAGCGAACCAAGCACTGAACGAGCCTTTATCAGACCATGCTGCCATCAGTGTGGATCTGCCGATCACACAGCCGGCTTTGCCATGCTCAAGAAAATGATCCTTTCGGGCTGAGCGTTCGGACCGCTATTGATTCTTCTCTTTCAGAGTTGGTCTCCGGATGGAAAGACAATCTACTTTCTCTCGGAGCGAAGAGGTTTTTTAAACGTTCGTGTCCATGCCGTTCCCACTTATTTCCTTGGGGGAGCAGTTCCCGGGATTTTGCGAACTGAGCATCCCCCTCTTTGAGGATCTCATCACCGCGAATTACGTGCACGTCGTGGGTCTGATGACGTTGATCTTCCAGGATGGCAACAGGACGGTCACAAATCTTTCGACGCCTGGCGGCGTGTAAATGTTCACGGGTGAGTATGACGACTTGGCTACGGTCGTTGGGGGGCTCTCCGTGACCAGTACAGCGTCAGCGTCGGCTCTCTCGCGTACGAAGGTGCGGCACTCGATCAGAGAGGGAGCGCGGTCACCTCGTATCGACTTGGTGAAGCACCAGCAACCGGTTCGACTTCCGCGAAAGATCTGCTCACAATGATAAGGCTTACGCGACTCTTCAATGCCACGGACGCTGCGAGCCCAAGTGTACCGATGGAAACGGTACGATAGCCCTCATCTCGAGGATCTTCCGGCAGGCGACTACAAAACCGTGATCCTCGAATCGCGAAACGATGAGAATCCGGACGGGGATCGTCATCGAAGTCGCAGTGCAGGCGACGAGCCTTGGGCTGAACGAGATTCGCCGCTGAAATAGCGAGCCGCAACTGACAGCCAGCCCGGCTGCATCCCAAGGAACATCGCGTGGGCAAAGGCGGGCAGCTTCATGAAAGAAACCGGGACGACCTTCGAGCCTCCCTCATTCGTGAAGAGACACCGCAGACGGCTGCTGTGGGTGCTGGCTATGGGTGTGCCGGTGGTTGTGGCTCTGGTAGCGGGCATTTACATCATTGATCAGCATTGGCCATATCGCTATCGCAATGTGAAACCGCTGCTTGAGCAACTACTGGCGAGCCGCATCACAGTGAGCGCGTATCACCGCACCTATTTCCCGCATCCTGGATTTGTAGCCAAGGCGCTCACATTACGGCGGAACACGGCGCCCGATCTTCCACCGGTGGGGTCGACCGAGGACCTGATCGTTCAGGGGAGTTGGCTGGACCTGCTTCTGTTCCGGAAGCAGGTGCGGTTTGTAGATATCAAGGGTCTGCACGTGGTCATTCCCCCGGTGGGCAGCCGGGCGATGCAGGAGGATTTTCCGCCTGGAAGCAGCGGAGACTTTGCGGGTCCGGAAACAGCGGTGGAGAAGCTGGTGATTCATGACGCGGCGCTCGACCTGACGCGCAAGAATGGCGGTCGCTACACCTATGTGATTCGTCAGCTGATCATGCGCAATGTGCGGCAGGGGCAAGCCGCTCCTTACGTTGTGGACATGCAGAATGCGTGGCCTGCGGGGCAGATCCATGCGATCGGCAGCTTCGGTCCGGTGACTCCGAAGAACCTGGGAAGGACGCAGCTATCGGGCAGGTTCACGTTCACGGGCGTCCATCTGGATCAGATCGGAGAGCTGCACGGAACGCTGGCATCGGACGGCCATTTTTCGGGCGCCCTGGCCGCGATTGAGTTGTTTGCCTCGGCGTTAACGCATGATCTGGCGGTTGAGGACGGCCAGTCGACGCCAGTCAACGGATCGGTACAGTGCACCGTGAATGGTCTCACCGGCAATGTGGTGCTCCACCGGATCGAGGTCAAAACCGGGGAGAGCACTGTAGATGCGGCAGGCACGGTCACAGGGGCGGCGAACACGCCGAAGACAACGGATCTTGATTTGATGACCACGAAAGCGCGGGTTCAGGATCTGTTGCGCCCTTTCCTTCACCATGAGCCGCCGGTTGCGGGACCCGTGGCATTAAAAGTTCATGCGCATCTTGCGGTGCAACAGGACGGAACGGCGTTCCTTAAGAGACTGACGATGGATGGCAGCTTTGTTCTGCCCCGGGAGCGGGTAAGCGATCCCGAGAAGGAAAACACGCTTACGAATTTCAGCGAGCGGGCGCAAGGCCTGAAGCCGCCAAAGGATGATCCTGACCCTGCGCAGGCAGATCCCGCGGCAGCGGTCCTGTCCAGCCTTGAAGGACAGGTTAAGGTTCGCGAGGGAGTGGTCTCGACGGAGCGGTTGACGTTTACCTTGCCGGGAGCCTCGGCGGATTTGAAGGGTACGTACGATCTGCGGAACGGCAACGTGCACATGCTGGGCGAGCTGAAGATGGAGTCCGACATCTCGCACGTTACGACCGGGTTCAAGTCAGTTCTGCTCAAGCCGTTGGCGCCGTTCTTCAAGAAGAAGCATGCGGGCGCGGTTGTCCCTGTTGCGGTAACGGGCGGACCGGGCAATTACAAGGTGAACCAGAACCTGCTGCACGACAAATAGCGGCCCGACCGAGGTGAAAGCCCGCGGCGTCAAACATCTTCAGTGCAATCCAAGCCGGATACGCCATATCATGCCGACCGCCCAGACCATAAACAGAGGCGGCGTGAACATGTTCAACACTCTTCGCATCCTAACTTGCATACCTTGTCCTTCCGGGTGGCGAACATGCACAGGGGCAGATTTCTTACTGGTTCGGCAACAACAATCCTGGCAACCAGCAGTTCCAACCTGCTCGGGTATTCCTCCGCTAAGTCGCAGAATACCGTCACCGAAGG
This genomic window contains:
- a CDS encoding AsmA-like C-terminal region-containing protein; this translates as MKETGTTFEPPSFVKRHRRRLLWVLAMGVPVVVALVAGIYIIDQHWPYRYRNVKPLLEQLLASRITVSAYHRTYFPHPGFVAKALTLRRNTAPDLPPVGSTEDLIVQGSWLDLLLFRKQVRFVDIKGLHVVIPPVGSRAMQEDFPPGSSGDFAGPETAVEKLVIHDAALDLTRKNGGRYTYVIRQLIMRNVRQGQAAPYVVDMQNAWPAGQIHAIGSFGPVTPKNLGRTQLSGRFTFTGVHLDQIGELHGTLASDGHFSGALAAIELFASALTHDLAVEDGQSTPVNGSVQCTVNGLTGNVVLHRIEVKTGESTVDAAGTVTGAANTPKTTDLDLMTTKARVQDLLRPFLHHEPPVAGPVALKVHAHLAVQQDGTAFLKRLTMDGSFVLPRERVSDPEKENTLTNFSERAQGLKPPKDDPDPAQADPAAAVLSSLEGQVKVREGVVSTERLTFTLPGASADLKGTYDLRNGNVHMLGELKMESDISHVTTGFKSVLLKPLAPFFKKKHAGAVVPVAVTGGPGNYKVNQNLLHDK
- a CDS encoding endonuclease/exonuclease/phosphatase family protein; translation: MMKFGQARLKASGLPTNDYVSPHAVAGQLFLLLALTLCSNVSAQNKRNADYIRNSQPQLLTYQELMALGEQETVDPALAKKLNTLLTTPFINNEAYFAGTKPLRPDLKGLGPSLRLVEWNIERGISFDEIKLLLTDKQAFIAKVHSEAANNTNTEKANDEVLSAQMDVLQSADVLVLNELDWGMKRSGYRAVVKDLADALKMNWAYGVEFVEVDPKVLGTQSFANVENEAERKELDELFSTDKTRFLGLHGTAILSRYPLRDVKLVPFKYQAYDWYNGEKKYGSVEAGKRKGASLLFGETIVREVRRGGRTNLIATIDVPDLPGQQVTIVATHLENRTTPKGRVEEADELFDMIRPIRNPVIVAGDMNTTGEDGSVLSLKSAALKKINNPAFWATQGIKYATGVGLVMDIASFGFKRTKFQGDPTASGVPLLAANPEQGFFKDLNKDRFDDGTRIDFRGDAELSVNDREGTLGNSNERASKGFVTTFALPRTMGAVGKFRLDWIFVKGYLKEDSAAADSYRFAPGFARTMNEANQALNEPLSDHAAISVDLPITQPALPCSRK
- a CDS encoding pyruvate formate lyase family protein, whose protein sequence is MSKYSRSTAEPINDGVLDAYTADVRRCRSSHILIGLPDACGRGRIIGDYRRVVLYGVSLLIKHKQGEKLSLDSAMSTESIIRDREELSEQIRALTN
- a CDS encoding radical SAM protein; this encodes MISGRERRSRTCGLRLPQETWGFLHSFATGSTVDGPGVRVVGWATGYHWRCLYCHNPDTWTMSNGIPVTVNRATEELRKYPHGLKILLGGFTLSGGEPLLQDRFVVKLLTATKATGIHTALNTNGSLHKRLTDAKLEQIDLVIMDIKTWDPERHRHLTHMDNAPTLDFARRLADRGKAAWLRFVLVPGLTDNDGEIAQIAKFAASLGNVERVDVLPLHK
- a CDS encoding pyruvate formate lyase family protein, coding for MPSRTEPDGSSYGLDISEPARSAREAVQWLYFVYLAAVKEQKRCSHFPWQHINLP